A region from the Lolium perenne isolate Kyuss_39 chromosome 4, Kyuss_2.0, whole genome shotgun sequence genome encodes:
- the LOC127347453 gene encoding subtilisin-like protease 4, with translation MTTQGKLRLLYSYRTVFTCFAAWLTEEELKEVPTKPGFILSFDNKIYREQTTHTPVFHGLPNHMGESPNKWPGNGGQGVIIGVIDHGIDDTHPSLEDAGFMDMPPPFWKRSCHPTMKCNKNLIGEKNMYVPYDDLITLACDTEHSHDTHVATTDVGNFVTKKSGDCPEVAVLRAFDEAVADVVHVISLSLAASNIPTYGQSSIGISSFNAMQQGVHVVVCADNRGPAASSVLNADPWLLTVGTDTVDRYFPSTVYLFGPANDTHDPAVGEGLVDRMKLLTLPPPTFKPLLYRTEDHRGYCAYPFEFREDDCRAGP, from the exons ATGACGACACAAGGCAAGCTGAGGCTGCTCTACTCATACCGGACCGTCTTCACATGCTTCGCCGCGTGGCTGACGGAGGAGGAGCTCAAGGAGGTCCCCACCAAGCCAGGCTTCATCCTCTCCTTCGACAACAAAATCTACCGCGAGCAGACGACGCACACGCCTGTGTTCCACGGCCTACCGAACCACATGGGCGAGTCGCCCAACAAATGGCCCGGCAACGGCGGCCAAGGGGTGATCATCGGTGTCATCGATCATGGCATAGATGACACCCACCCGTCGTTGGAGGACGCTGGGTTCATGGACATGCCGCCGCCGTTCTGGAAGAGGTCGTGCCATCCGACCATGAAGTGCAACAAGAATTTGATTGGGGAGAAGAACATGTACGTCCCCTACGATGACCTCATCACCCTGGCCTGCGACACGGAGCACAGCCACGACACGCACGTGGCCACCACCGATGTCGGTAACTTCGTCACCAA AAAATCTGGAGATTGCCCCGAGGTAGCAGTGCTAAGGGCCTTCGACGAGGCGGTGGCGGACGTCGTGCACGTGATATCGTTGTCCCTCGCTGCCAGTAACATTCCCACATACGGCCAGAGCTCCATCGGCATCAGCAGCTTCAATGCCATGCAGCAAGGCGTCCATGTCGTTGTCTGCGCCGACAACCGCGGCCCGGCTGCATCCTCCGTCCTCAACGCCGACCCATGGTTGCTCACGGTGGGCACCGACACGGTGGACCGGTACTTCCCGTCCACCGTGTACCTCTTTGGCCCAGCAAATGACACTCACGATCCCGCCGTGGGTGAGGGTCTTGTCGATAGGATGAAGCTCCTGACGTTGCCGCCACCGACTTTCAAGCCTCTGCTGTACCGTACCGAGGACCATCGCGGGTACTGTGCATATCCTTTCGAGTTTCGAGAAGATGATTGTAGGGCTGGTCCATAG